Part of the Flavobacterium alkalisoli genome is shown below.
ATATGGGTAAGCCGGTTAAAATTATAGATTTAGCTAAAAAAATGATTCGTTTGGCGGGCTTCATTCCGGATAAGGACATTGAAATAAAAATCATAGGATTAAGGCCTGGAGAGAAATTATATGAGGAATTGCTTAACGATACTTCAAAAACGTTGCCTACACATCATGAAAAAATAATGGTAGCGCAGGAGGTTTTTGATGATTTTGTTTGTCTGGAACATCAGGTAGACGATTTGATAGTAATTGCATGTGGTTATTCTTCTGAAGAGGTAGTTTATAAAATGAAACAAATTGTTCCTGAATTTATAAGTATGAATTCTGATTTTGCTACTTTAGATAAAAAAGCATAAATTTCTCTTTTAACTTTTTATTCATGCTTTCCATTTAAAAAAAATTATCTTTGTGCCTGTAATAAAAATGATCTTCTACTGGAAATTCGTTATCTCTTATTAATTTATATGATTAGAAAAGTCTTACCCTTTTTATTGCTATTTTTTGTATTCACTTCATGTGTACCGAGAAAGAAAATAGTGTATTATCAAAATTTAACTTCTTTTGAGGATTCTGGAAACAATTTTGAAACTCGAATTAAATCAGATGATTTATTAATGATAATAATATCTGCTCCGGGAGATGCAGCTAAAGATTTTAATTTACCCGCTCTTGGAATAACAGGTACTGATATGTTTTCTTCAAGTATGGATGCGGCTTCAGGTCAACAAAGAATTCAAACTTATCATGTTGATAATAATGGTTTCATTCAGTTTCCTGTTTTGGGTAAGCTTGAAGTAGGAGGCATGACAAAAGGTGAAGTGATAGAAATGCTGAATGAAAAGCTGAATAAGTATATAAAAGATCCTGTGATTAACTTAAGGATAGTTAATTTTGAAATTGCAGTGTCAGGTGAGGTGGCAAGACCAGGTAGATTCACTTTGCAAACCGAAAGGATAACATTGCCTGAAGCGCTTGCTATGGCTGGAGATATGACTGTTTATGGTAAGAGAGATAATGTTTTGGTAAGGAGAGATATTAATGGGAAAAAGACTTTTAATTATATAGATATGACAAAAGCCGATTTTATAAATTCTCCATTCTATTATCTTCAACAGAATGATGAAGTATATGTTGAGCCTAATAAAACAAAGATAAATTCATCGGGTGTTGGTCCTAATGTTAGTGTAATTATTTCTGCTACATCCGTATTGATTGCCTTAATTGCCATACTTACAAGATAGAAAGATGCAGAATAATTTACCCATACAAACTGAAAACGAAAATAGTGTCAACAGTTTTAATATCAGAGAACAAATAGATAAGTATTTCGTTCATTGGAAATGGTTTACTGTTAGCGTAATTGCGTGTTTGTTTTTGGCTTTTCTTTATTTGAGATATTCAACTCCTGAATACCAGATTAGCGCAACCATTTTAATTAAAGATGAAAAAAAAGGCGGGGTAGCCAATGAAGTTTCAGCTTTAAGCGAATTAGGGTTAATGGGAGGAAATAGTAATGTAGATAATGAAATTGAAGTTCTTAAAGCAAGGTCGTTAACAAGAAACACTGTAAAAGAACTTAAATTTAATATTAGTTATTTTACAAAAGGCAATGTTAAGACAAAAGAAACTTATGTCAATCCGTATATTAAAGTTAGTTTCTACGATGTAATTGACGACTTTTATACGAAAGATACAGTTTTTACTGTTAAAACAATTTCAGATACTAAATTTGAAATTTTTGATGCTGAGTCTAATAAGTTAGGAGTTCATTCATTTGGGGAGTCTTTTTCTTCAAATCTCGGAACAATGCTGGTAACTATAAATACTGATAGCATATCGAATAAAAAATCTGATAGTGCTAACAGGGATGTAATTGTGCAATTAAAAGCTTTAGATAAACTTGCTGAAGAATATAGAGCTAAGTTACAAGTGGCTACAGTAAATAAAATGACAAGCGTGGTTTCTTTATCGTTAACTGATAGGGTTAAGGAAAAAGGAGTTGATTTTCTTAATACGCTTATTTATACATATAATCAGGATGCTATAAACGACAAAAATCAGGTTGCAAGAAATACTGAGGATTTTATTAATAAACGACTTGAGTCTTTAACAAAAGAGCTGGATACAGTAGAGAGGAATGCAGAAGACTTTAAAAAGGTAGAGAGGCTTACTGATATAGAATCTGATGTGAAACTTTTTCTTAACTCAGCAAGTGAGTATGAAAAAAGTGTTGTGGATAATAGTTCGCAATTGGAGGTAGTAGGTTTTATGATTGATGAGTTGAAAAATTCTGAAGAATTTAATACTTTACCTACAAATTTAATTTCTCAGGGTGAAGCTTCCGAATTAATACAGCAATATAATGCCCTTGTGTTAAAACGAGAGAGAGATTTGGATAGAAGTATGACAGAACTACATCCAAATATATTAGCAATGAATATGCAGTTAGAAGGGTTGAAAGGAAGCATAGTTAAAAGCTTGACTAACCTGCAATCGTCATTAAAAATAGCAAAAAGGAACCTAGAACGTCAGGAAGGTATTATGGAGGGAAGGGTAGGACAGGCCCCGAGACAAGAAAGACAGTATAGGGTTATTGAAAGACAAAAAGAGGTAAAAGAGCAGTTGTATCTGTTCTTGCTTACTAAAAGAGAAGAGAATGCTATTTCTAAAGCAGTAACAGCCCCAAATGCAAAAGTAATTGATAGTGCTTTTGCTAAAGAGCAACCGGTTTCACCTAAAACAAATGTAGTTTTATTAGCTTCTTTATTGTTAGGACTGGCTATTCCGTTTTTGGTTATTTATCTAAGAGAGCTTCTCGATACTAAAATTCATAGCAATGCAGATTTAGATCATTTAAAGGTACCATTCTTAGGTGATGTACCAAGATCTGAAACAAGTAGTGAGTTGGTTAACTTGCATGGTAGATCGGGAACTGCTGAAGCTTTAAGGATTATTAGGACGAATATGGAATTTATGCTTAATAATGTACCGGCAGGTACTGCAAAAACCATATTTGTAACATCAACAATTCCTAAAGAAGGTAAGACTTTTATTTCTGTTAACTTAGCAACTACTATTGCAATGACAGGTAAGAAAGTTTTATTAATTGGTATGGATATCAGAAATCCTAAGCTGGATGAATATATAAATATACCTTCTAAGGGCTTAACCAATTATTTGTCAACACCAGGTAATACAAATATTAATGATTATATAGTTAAGTATGGAGAATTTGAGGATTTCTATATTATGCCTCCAGGTATAATTCCTCCAAATCCTGCTGAACTACTTATGAGTAATAAGGTTGAGGAAATGTTTAAAAAATTACAGACAGAATATGACTATATTATTGTAGATACTGCTCCTGTAAGTTTAGTTACTGATACTCTTATTGTGGCTAATTTAGCTCACTCGTTTATTTATGTTTCAAGAGCTAACTATCTTGATAAAAGAATGCTTATTGTACCTGAAACTATGTACAAAGAAAATAAGCTTCCTAACATGGCAATGGTACTTAATGATACCGATAAGAAAACAGGTTATGGCTATGGCTACGGATATGGTTATGGCTATGGTTATGGCTATGGAGCTAATATGGAAACTACCAAATCAGACTGGAAGAGCAAGATTTTCGGTAGAAAGTAAAATCTTACAGTTTTTATAATATAAAACGCCTTCTTTAAATTTTAAAGAAGGTGTTGTTATTTAAAGCTTCAATCAAGCGTTCATGTTTTTTAAAAGGTATTTTATTTTTAAAAGCTTCAACGTGTCTCATATGGTGTGCATCAGATCCTGTAAAGTCAATCAACTTTTCATTTAATAATCTCTCGGCTGTCTTTAATACACCTTCTCCATAATATCCGGTAACCGATAATAAGTTGAGTTGAAACAGACACCCCGCCTTCTTAAGCTTGTAATATTCGTCAAATTTAGTGTGATAAAACAAATATCTTTCCGGGTGTGCCAACACAGGCTTGTAACCGGCTACCTGTAATTCAAATAATATATCATATAAATTAATTGGCGGATTAATATATGACATCTCAACCAATACATAATTCTCCTTTAGGGTTAATAACTGCTCTGATTTGAATAACTCTACAAAAGTGTCATCCATTAAATGCTCAGCAGCTGCTTTAAAAGGTGAAGTGATATTGTTGTCTTTAAGAAATGAAAGAGTACTCTCTTCTTTTTTAAGGATCCCTTCTCTTGTATTATTCCAAACTCCCGGTAAGATATGAGGTGTGGCGGTAAATTGAGAAAATCCGTATCCTTTTAAAGTGTTTATTAACTGTAAAGTATCATTTTCATCTTTGGCTCCGTCATCTATTCCCGGTAGCAAATGTGAGTGTGTATCTACATAATCGCTTGGGATTAAATCCGCTAGAGCGACTTTTGGTTTACTGAAAAAAAGCAAGGTTAAATGGTTTTATGTTTAGATTGTAAAAATAAGTAAAACAGTAACCTTGTAAAAATATTGAAGTTAATTTATATTAAGGGTTAGCTTTTAAATGCTTTATGGTTCTTAATAAGGCAGCTGAGTTAAGTATGATAAGAGGCAGCATTATTACAAAATGAGGTTTGTTTATAATTAGAGCTGTATATATAATGATTAATGCAATAGAACCAAAACTAAGCCATTTTAGCGGTTTTTTTCTATTGGATAAGGCTACTATGGTTATAATGATAAAAAGAGGGTTAAAAAGCAATATATTGTAGTTTAGGAGCAATTCGTTATGTGATGAATAAAGACTTACGAAACAGAAAAGGATGCCAAACAATCCTGCAATTACTAAATAGGATAAATATCCTACTCTTTTTATAGTTAATACTAAAAGTATAATTACAAGTATGGCATAGCTGTAATAGCTGTTTAAAAATGAACTGCCTGATGTAATTTCGGTTTTTTCTACAATTGTGAAGGTGGACTTTGCCAAGGGACCGTTACTGGTTGTTGTATTGCTTACACCTTCCATTAACTCTTTAGGTAAAAACAGCTTTTCAGATGTGTAATCGGTTTTATAGCCAAACAGCAGGTTAATACCTAAGTTCTCATAAAAATGATTGTCTGCCAGATAAGTGTAAATAATTTCTCTGTATGTTTTTCCTTTATCTGAATTTTCTAAGGAAATTTTTACTTGTTTGTCAATAATGTCTGCAACCATAGTGGTGCAGTTGCGGTTTATAAATTTATAGGTATAATATTTTTTGTCTGAGAAAAGGATGCCGTTCAGTTCATCTGCTATCTGTTGTTTCTGGTTTAGGCTTAGGTTTAAAACCTGCTCATATACGTCTCTTCCGTAGTACTTGTATTCGTAGATAAAATCAGCATATGATGCTACCGATACAAAATATTGTAAATCACCTTTTACAAACTTTAAATAGAAGTTAGGTGTGTTAAAATCAAAAGTACCAAAATTGTAAACAGTATTAATGTTATTTGCAGGGTCGAACACCCTTATTGCTGTATGGCCAAAAACAGAATAAAGCTCGTTACCCGAACCACAAGTTAAAAGACTTACTTCGGCTTTTTCCGATAGCGGTATTTGTGCAAAGCTCTTAAATGAAAACAGGCTAAAGAATATAACTGCTAATAATACTTTTAAACTTT
Proteins encoded:
- a CDS encoding polysaccharide biosynthesis/export family protein; amino-acid sequence: MIRKVLPFLLLFFVFTSCVPRKKIVYYQNLTSFEDSGNNFETRIKSDDLLMIIISAPGDAAKDFNLPALGITGTDMFSSSMDAASGQQRIQTYHVDNNGFIQFPVLGKLEVGGMTKGEVIEMLNEKLNKYIKDPVINLRIVNFEIAVSGEVARPGRFTLQTERITLPEALAMAGDMTVYGKRDNVLVRRDINGKKTFNYIDMTKADFINSPFYYLQQNDEVYVEPNKTKINSSGVGPNVSVIISATSVLIALIAILTR
- a CDS encoding Lnb N-terminal periplasmic domain-containing protein, which gives rise to MQSLKVLLAVIFFSLFSFKSFAQIPLSEKAEVSLLTCGSGNELYSVFGHTAIRVFDPANNINTVYNFGTFDFNTPNFYLKFVKGDLQYFVSVASYADFIYEYKYYGRDVYEQVLNLSLNQKQQIADELNGILFSDKKYYTYKFINRNCTTMVADIIDKQVKISLENSDKGKTYREIIYTYLADNHFYENLGINLLFGYKTDYTSEKLFLPKELMEGVSNTTTSNGPLAKSTFTIVEKTEITSGSSFLNSYYSYAILVIILLVLTIKRVGYLSYLVIAGLFGILFCFVSLYSSHNELLLNYNILLFNPLFIIITIVALSNRKKPLKWLSFGSIALIIIYTALIINKPHFVIMLPLIILNSAALLRTIKHLKANP
- a CDS encoding GumC family protein encodes the protein MQNNLPIQTENENSVNSFNIREQIDKYFVHWKWFTVSVIACLFLAFLYLRYSTPEYQISATILIKDEKKGGVANEVSALSELGLMGGNSNVDNEIEVLKARSLTRNTVKELKFNISYFTKGNVKTKETYVNPYIKVSFYDVIDDFYTKDTVFTVKTISDTKFEIFDAESNKLGVHSFGESFSSNLGTMLVTINTDSISNKKSDSANRDVIVQLKALDKLAEEYRAKLQVATVNKMTSVVSLSLTDRVKEKGVDFLNTLIYTYNQDAINDKNQVARNTEDFINKRLESLTKELDTVERNAEDFKKVERLTDIESDVKLFLNSASEYEKSVVDNSSQLEVVGFMIDELKNSEEFNTLPTNLISQGEASELIQQYNALVLKRERDLDRSMTELHPNILAMNMQLEGLKGSIVKSLTNLQSSLKIAKRNLERQEGIMEGRVGQAPRQERQYRVIERQKEVKEQLYLFLLTKREENAISKAVTAPNAKVIDSAFAKEQPVSPKTNVVLLASLLLGLAIPFLVIYLRELLDTKIHSNADLDHLKVPFLGDVPRSETSSELVNLHGRSGTAEALRIIRTNMEFMLNNVPAGTAKTIFVTSTIPKEGKTFISVNLATTIAMTGKKVLLIGMDIRNPKLDEYINIPSKGLTNYLSTPGNTNINDYIVKYGEFEDFYIMPPGIIPPNPAELLMSNKVEEMFKKLQTEYDYIIVDTAPVSLVTDTLIVANLAHSFIYVSRANYLDKRMLIVPETMYKENKLPNMAMVLNDTDKKTGYGYGYGYGYGYGYGYGANMETTKSDWKSKIFGRK
- a CDS encoding tyrosine-protein phosphatase, which translates into the protein MLFFSKPKVALADLIPSDYVDTHSHLLPGIDDGAKDENDTLQLINTLKGYGFSQFTATPHILPGVWNNTREGILKKEESTLSFLKDNNITSPFKAAAEHLMDDTFVELFKSEQLLTLKENYVLVEMSYINPPINLYDILFELQVAGYKPVLAHPERYLFYHTKFDEYYKLKKAGCLFQLNLLSVTGYYGEGVLKTAERLLNEKLIDFTGSDAHHMRHVEAFKNKIPFKKHERLIEALNNNTFFKI